From a single Lewinella sp. LCG006 genomic region:
- a CDS encoding pyridoxamine 5'-phosphate oxidase family protein — protein sequence MIKHLSDQEAIEKMQAIANRQVCFLCTYTMPYRQEARPMTTLEVDAEGNFLFFVKNDEDGTQQIRQRKEVDLLYNNGSSYLAVHGEATIYRDQSKIDKFYNPIANVWFDGKDDPSLMILEVKPTDAHYWTTAEGKIVTLYKMAKATLAGEEVNIGVTGDLNI from the coding sequence ATGATTAAGCACTTATCAGATCAAGAAGCCATTGAAAAAATGCAAGCCATCGCCAATCGGCAGGTTTGTTTTCTATGCACCTACACCATGCCTTACCGACAAGAAGCAAGACCCATGACTACGCTAGAAGTAGATGCGGAAGGTAACTTCTTGTTTTTTGTGAAAAACGACGAAGACGGCACGCAGCAGATTCGTCAGCGCAAGGAAGTTGATCTGCTGTACAACAACGGCAGCTCCTATCTGGCCGTGCATGGAGAAGCTACCATCTATCGCGACCAAAGCAAGATTGACAAATTTTACAACCCCATCGCGAATGTATGGTTTGATGGAAAAGACGATCCCAGCTTGATGATCTTAGAAGTGAAACCAACAGATGCTCATTACTGGACAACCGCTGAGGGGAAAATTGTTACCCTGTACAAGATGGCTAAGGCGACCCTTGCCGGGGAAGAAGTGAACATCGGGGTGACGGGGGATCTTAATATCTAA
- a CDS encoding energy transducer TonB, with translation MKNLSLKMGSKLLALCMLLVFTACNQQNTNSENETAATDTAMVDTDYVYPAETVPVTPEKTKTEQDNTEVDKNYRKMVSDDDNAQTSARASKASTSSNADRKSPQNSDSQQSSINLNPLPDNMSDIDVTKVDDIWWEQDYVMPNAYYNFFLWDIMNDLPDATVYTEAFVEKRKNSKDKVYTELALLERPPLFTNACKAKEDSEEMLECSNDAIQDYFQQTDYPVDALRRNRETTTIVSFVVDANGKIQDDKVTARSKNGNCAACREQAVEMVRAMDNWIPARRNGKAVATRLNLPINYNIINAVRMK, from the coding sequence ATGAAAAATTTATCATTAAAAATGGGTAGTAAACTTTTAGCCTTGTGTATGCTATTGGTATTTACTGCTTGTAACCAACAAAATACCAATTCGGAAAACGAGACCGCAGCTACTGATACGGCAATGGTAGACACGGACTATGTTTACCCTGCTGAAACGGTGCCAGTAACTCCAGAAAAAACCAAAACCGAACAAGATAATACGGAAGTAGATAAGAATTATCGCAAGATGGTCAGTGATGATGACAATGCGCAAACCAGCGCTCGGGCTTCCAAAGCAAGCACCAGTAGCAATGCTGACCGGAAGTCGCCTCAGAATAGTGACAGCCAGCAAAGCAGTATTAATTTGAATCCTCTGCCCGATAATATGTCAGATATTGATGTAACCAAGGTAGATGATATCTGGTGGGAACAGGACTATGTGATGCCCAATGCTTATTACAATTTTTTCCTGTGGGATATTATGAATGATTTGCCCGATGCGACCGTCTACACTGAAGCATTTGTGGAAAAAAGAAAGAACAGCAAGGATAAAGTTTATACCGAGCTGGCATTGCTGGAGCGCCCACCTTTATTTACGAATGCTTGTAAGGCAAAAGAAGATAGTGAGGAAATGCTCGAGTGTTCAAATGATGCCATCCAAGACTATTTTCAACAAACGGACTATCCTGTTGATGCCCTTCGCAGAAACCGCGAGACAACCACGATCGTATCTTTCGTCGTAGACGCCAACGGTAAAATTCAGGATGATAAAGTGACCGCGCGAAGTAAGAATGGTAACTGTGCTGCTTGTCGCGAACAGGCAGTAGAAATGGTGAGGGCCATGGACAACTGGATACCTGCCCGCCGTAATGGCAAAGCCGTAGCAACACGCTTGAACTTGCCCATCAATTACAATATCATCAACGCAGTAAGAATGAAATAG
- a CDS encoding endonuclease/exonuclease/phosphatase family protein, translating to MVWITVLLVAFCLIAMIFPLLPSNSWLFNIFTYPRIQIICIQMVTVVIVFATYGAEKWTIIFAVLMLTNVLLIFRIIKPYTRLGKKELLDLDDTVETKTTLSLLIWNVYQFNQQYQPFIQLVKEKNPDLLLLCETNEWWTNQLQEIRDRYPYHQEVPLENTYGMCLYSRHPCNDVQVKSLVGEDVPSIRATITLEGQHQIAVFGIHPIPPYPAYSTSKAPKDAELLLIAQEVSAAKHPCIVFGDMNDVAWSNLTTAFQKISRLLDPRRGRGIMPTFHAKIPLMRIPIDQIFCSSDFRLIDIKRMPAMGSDHFPIFVTLALTTKASITQTLDMSHPNQQDQQLAEERIAEGLALA from the coding sequence ATGGTCTGGATAACTGTCCTGCTGGTTGCCTTTTGCCTGATCGCCATGATCTTTCCGCTGCTACCCAGCAATAGCTGGCTGTTTAATATTTTCACTTACCCCCGTATCCAGATTATTTGTATCCAGATGGTTACGGTGGTCATAGTCTTCGCAACCTACGGTGCGGAAAAGTGGACCATTATTTTCGCGGTACTCATGCTAACCAATGTGTTGTTGATCTTCCGAATTATCAAGCCCTATACCCGTTTGGGGAAAAAAGAACTCTTGGATCTGGACGACACGGTAGAAACCAAAACAACCCTCTCGCTGCTCATTTGGAATGTTTATCAGTTCAACCAGCAGTACCAACCTTTTATCCAACTGGTCAAAGAGAAAAACCCTGATCTTCTATTATTGTGTGAAACCAATGAGTGGTGGACCAACCAGCTACAAGAAATCAGAGACCGCTATCCCTACCACCAGGAAGTACCGCTGGAGAATACCTACGGGATGTGTCTGTACTCGCGTCATCCTTGCAATGATGTCCAGGTAAAGAGCTTGGTCGGAGAAGACGTGCCTTCCATTAGGGCCACCATCACGCTTGAGGGTCAACACCAAATTGCGGTCTTTGGCATACATCCTATTCCTCCTTACCCCGCCTACAGCACCAGCAAAGCTCCCAAAGATGCTGAGCTATTACTGATTGCTCAAGAAGTAAGCGCTGCGAAACATCCCTGCATCGTCTTTGGCGACATGAACGACGTGGCCTGGAGCAATCTGACCACGGCTTTCCAGAAAATCAGTCGCCTGCTTGATCCCCGCCGTGGGCGCGGTATCATGCCTACCTTCCATGCCAAAATCCCGCTGATGCGCATCCCCATCGACCAGATCTTTTGCAGCTCCGACTTTCGCCTTATTGACATCAAACGCATGCCCGCTATGGGCTCCGATCACTTCCCCATCTTCGTCACCCTGGCACTCACCACCAAGGCCAGCATCACCCAAACACTCGACATGAGCCACCCCAATCAGCAAGACCAACAACTCGCTGAGGAGCGAATTGCGGAGGGACTGGCATTGGCGTAA